The segment CCGGCACGCGCGCCGAGACCGAAGGGCAGGTGCGGGCGGTCTACGCCTCGCTCCTCGCCGAGCTCAAGAGCAGGCTCACGGCGTGAGCCCGCGCCGCAACGCGCGCGCGCTGGCTCCCCGTCCCGCGCGCCGCGCGGCTTCCGGTAAGACGCGCGCGCTCGGCCAGCACTTTCTCCTCGACGAGACCGTGTCCGAGCGCATGGTCGCGCTCGTTCAGCCGACCTCGCGAGACCTGGTGGTCGAGATTGGGCCCGGTCAGGGAGCCCTGACAGGACGCCTGGCCAGAGCCGCGGGGAGACTGGTGGCCCTCGAGGTGGATCACGCGCTGGCCTCCGCGCTCCGTGAGCGTTTCGCGGGGGTCTCCCATGTCGAGATCCGCGACGCCGATGCCCGCACGTTCGACTACGCGAGTATGGCTGGGCTCAAGCCGGAGGCCGGCGGCCGCGTCATCGTGGCCGCCAATCTCCCTTACAGTGTGGCCAAGCCCATCCTCCAGGCCCTGGTCGACGCCGGACCGGTCGTGGACGAGATGGCCCTCATGCTCCAGAAGGAAGTGGCCCAGCGCATCGAGGCGTCGCCGGGCGGAAGGACCTACGGCAGCCTCTCCGTCTTGACCCAGGTGTCGTGCGAGTCGCATCTGGTCTTCACGGTGCCGCCCGGCGCCTTCAGGCCGCCGCCTCAGGTGGATTCCGCCGTGGTGCATCTGCGTCGCCGCCCCGAGCCTCTGGTGCCCGCGGCTGAGGGCGCGCGCTTTCGTATGGTCGTGCTGGCGGCCTTCAGCCAGCGCCGGAAGAACCTCGCCAATGCCCTGGCGGCGGGACTTGGGATCGCGGCCGAGCGCGCGCGCTCCCTCTGCGATTCGGCCGACGTGGATCCTGGCCGGCGGGCGGAAACCCTCACCATCGCGGAGTTTGCCAGGCTGGCGCGGACGCACGGCTGACGCCTCGCTTTTTCGCCGCCACGGCGCGTGGTGATACCATGAATGCGCCGCCGTGAGCACTATTTACAGGCCTTCACCGGTCCCCATCGATGTTCCCGCCGAGCCCGCCGTCCGCCTCATCCCGCTGGGCGGGCTGGGTGAGATCGGGCTCAACATGATGCTCGTCGAAACGGGTGATGACATCATCGCCGTGGACTGCGGCCTGCTCTTTC is part of the Candidatus Methylomirabilota bacterium genome and harbors:
- the rsmA gene encoding 16S rRNA (adenine(1518)-N(6)/adenine(1519)-N(6))-dimethyltransferase RsmA is translated as MSPRRNARALAPRPARRAASGKTRALGQHFLLDETVSERMVALVQPTSRDLVVEIGPGQGALTGRLARAAGRLVALEVDHALASALRERFAGVSHVEIRDADARTFDYASMAGLKPEAGGRVIVAANLPYSVAKPILQALVDAGPVVDEMALMLQKEVAQRIEASPGGRTYGSLSVLTQVSCESHLVFTVPPGAFRPPPQVDSAVVHLRRRPEPLVPAAEGARFRMVVLAAFSQRRKNLANALAAGLGIAAERARSLCDSADVDPGRRAETLTIAEFARLARTHG